From Mytilus edulis chromosome 8, xbMytEdul2.2, whole genome shotgun sequence, one genomic window encodes:
- the LOC139484466 gene encoding uncharacterized protein → MYLDDGIGGESEISKANFCSLTVRYALRLAGFLIAEEKCSWEPSQSVTWLGLVGNMKDGIVYVTETRLNKLKDTLNVIFHRLRKGAIKVTARFLASIIGQIISLQGSMGPVVRLRKRSMYDCLLYRASWNAPVLLNSKALDEIVFWKENVAVLNCRDLSIVEQYSCIVYSDASGIGVGGYAVSISDTEVMVSWNFVESLKSSTWRDLEAVYRVLLSLLVTLQGETIKWYTDHQNIVYIIKQGSRKGDLQLMAIKIANVCKLNNIVLLPQWVPREENVKADQISKSVDCDDWGIDPEVYSILDNVWGPHTVDRFASDYNAK, encoded by the coding sequence ATGTATCTTGATGATGGCATAGGTGGGGAAAGTGAAATTAGTAAGGCTAATTTCTGTAGCTTAACTGTACGTTATGCTTTAAGGTTGGCTGGTTTTTTAATTGCCGAAGAAAAGTGTAGTTGGGAACCAAGTCAATCAGTTACTTGGCTAGGTTTGGTGGGGAACATGAAAGATGGTATTGTTTATGTGACAGAAACTAGATTGAATAAGTTGAAAGATACGCTGAATGTGATCTTTCACAGGTTAAGAAAAGGTGCAATAAAAGTTACAGCCAGGTTTTTAGCGTCCATTATTGGACAGATTATTTCTTTGCAAGGGTCAATGGGCCCAGTAGTACGGTTGCGTAAAAGGAGTATGTACGATTGCTTATTGTATAGAGCAAGTTGGAACGCTCCTGTGCTTTTGAATAGCAAAGCATTAGATGAAATTGTTTTCTGGAAGGAAAACGTAGCTGTACTGAATTGCAGAGATTTGAGTATAGTGGAACAGTACTCTTGCATTGTTTATAGTGATGCCTCTGGTATAGGTGTCGGAGGATATGCTGTCAGTATCAGTGATACTGAAGTTATGGTTAGTTGGAATTTTGTAGAAAGTTTGAAAAGCTCCACATGGAGAGACTTAGAAGCTGTATATAGAGTGTTGTTGTCATTACTAGTAACATTACAAGGTGAAACTATTAAATGGTATACTGATcatcaaaatattgtttatattattaaGCAAGGTAGTAGAAAGGGCGATCTACAATTAATGGCTATCAAGATAGCCAATGTATGTAAGCTTAACAATATTGTATTGTTACCACAGTGGGTACCAAGAGAGGAAAACGTTAAGGCTGATCAGATCAGTAAAAGTGTAGACTGCGATGACTGGGGAATAGACCCAGAAGTGTATTCAATTCTAGATAATGTGTGGGGTCCTCATACGGTAGATCGATTTGCGTCAGATTATAATGCAAAATGA